A window from Lagopus muta isolate bLagMut1 chromosome 5, bLagMut1 primary, whole genome shotgun sequence encodes these proteins:
- the GRK5 gene encoding G protein-coupled receptor kinase 5 isoform X2, with amino-acid sequence MYFDRFLQWKWLERQPVTKNTFRQYRVLGKGGFGEVCACQVRATGKMYACKRLEKKRIKKRKGESMALNEKQILEKVNSQFVVNLAYAYETKDALCLVLTIMNGGDLKFHIYNMGNPGFEEERALFYAAEILCGLEDLHRENTVYRDLKPENILLDDYGHIRISDLGLAVKIPEGESIRGRVGTVGYMAPEVLNNQRYTLSPDYWGLGCLIYEMIAGQSPFRGRKEKVKREEVDRRVLETEEVYSHKFSEEAKSICKMLLTKDVKQRLGCQGEGATEVKRHPFFKSMNFKRLEAGMLDPPFVPDPRAVYCKDVLDIEQFSTVKGVNLDQTDDDFYSKFSTGSVSIPWQNEMIETECFKELNVFGPNGTISPDLNKSYPPEPPKKGLLQRIFKRQHQNNSKSSSNSKASLNHHINSNHVSSNSTGSS; translated from the exons ATGTACTTTGACAGGTTTCTCCAGTGGAAGTGGTTGGAAAG gcaACCAGTAACGAAAAACACGTTTAGGCAGTACAGGGTGCTAGGGAAAGGCGGCTTTGGGGAG GTCTGCGCTTGCCAGGTTCGAGCAACAGGGAAGATGTACGCCTGCAAAagattagagaagaaaagaataaaaaagaggaaaggcgAATCCATGGCActaaatgaaaagcagattttagaAAAAGTCAATAGTCAGTTTGTA gTCAATTTAGCCTATGCCTATGAAACAAAGGATGCACTATGTTTAGTTCTGACCATAATGAATGGAGGTGATCTCAAGTTTCATATCTACAACATGGGAAACCCAGGTTTTGAGGAGGAAAGAGCTTTGTTTTATGCTGCAGAGATTCTTTGTGGTTTAGAAGATcttcacagagaaaacacagtaTACAG AGATTTGAAGCCAGAAAATATCCTGCTAGATGATTATG GCCATATTAGAATATCGGATTTGGGTCTAGCTGTTAAAATCCCTGAGGGTGAATCGATCCGTGGAAGGGTAGGAACAGTAGGGTATATGG CCCCGGAAGTGTTGAACAACCAGAGATACACACTCAGCCCTGACTACTGGGGACTGGGCTGTCTCATTTATGAGATGATTGCTGGGCAATCACCATTTCgtggaaggaaagagaaggtgAAGAGAGAAGAAGTGGACAGAAGAGTTCTGGAGACTGAGGAGGTGTACTCCCATAAGTTTTCTGAGGAGGCCAAGTCCATCTGTAAAATG CTCCTCACCAAAGATGTGAAGCAGCGGCTGGGCTGTCAAGGTGAAGGTGCAACAGAAGTGAAGAGGCAccctttttttaaaagcatgaattTCAAGCGGTTAGAAGCAGGAATGCTGGATCCTCCCTTTGTCCCTGAT CCCAGAGCAGTATACTGCAAGGATGTGTTAGACATCGAGCAATTCTCCACAGTGAAAGGAGTAAACCTGGACCAGACAGATGATGATTTCTATTCCAAGTTTTCCACAGGATCTGTGTCTATTCCATGGCAAAATGAG ATGATAGAAACGGAATGTTTTAAAGAACTAAATGTGTTTGGACCAAATGGTACTATTTCACCAGACCTAAATAAAAGCTACCCCCCGGAGCCACCCAAGAAAGGACTGCTACAGAGAATATTTAAACGACAG CATCAGAACAATTCAAAGAGTTCTTCAAATTCGAAGGCCAGTTTAAATCACCACATAAATTCAAATCACGTGAGTTCAAACTCCACTGGAAGCAGCTAG